The stretch of DNA NNNNNNNNNNNNNNNNNNNNNNNNNNNNNNNNNNNNNNNNNNNNNNNNNNNNNNNNNNNNNNNNNNNNNNNNNNNNNNNNNNNNNNNNNNNNNNNNNNNNNNNNNNNNNNNNNNNNNNNNNNNNNNNNNNNNNNNNNNNNNNNNNNNNNNNNNNNNNNNaagcagtggtatcaacgcagagtacttgtttttttatgtgaccCCCTTATGTTATAAAAAGTGTACCCTAACTTGATTCGCttcccagatttttttataagttacacctggctcaaatttcatcagaattaaTAGTAGATATTatcatctaacttttaaaaaaaatttcactcaaatccatcaaggggttctcctgtaatgtcaatttttgtgaagcaATGCgcgatttttgtcttttacctGTTAtaccccccctccccccacTAAATCATGActcaaattgtatttaaaatatttgtacaaaCATCCTTGAccttcttttatattgttatgCCAATGGGATttgattctaaataaaaataataaattcctaacTTGAAATCTGCTAATACTCATATTGTGGCTCTTGAGGTTGGTAATATTAAGATTTTGGGCGAAAAAtcgtcaaattttttttttcattaaatgggGATAACAAATCAAAATAAGATCCAGGACATCTTTACTAACATTTTTAAGACGATTTAACAAGGATTAACAGTCAAATCACGCTCAAGAGTTCATGGGTTGCTTAAGTCAAAATGACAacttttaaagcaaaaagggGTCATggcttcacaaaaattgacattacaggagaaccccttgatggatttgagtgaaattttttttaaaagttagatgatAATATCTACTAttaattctgatgaaatttgagccaggtgtaacttataaaaaaatctgggaaGCGAATGAAGTTAGGATACACtttttgtaacataagggggtcacataaaaaaacattaaaaaagaaccacgtgacggatcgggatgaatttttttttaaaagttagagggcattattagctaccatttgaatccgagtttgtccaaatcggtcaaccctaagctgagatatagtcaaaagtgtattttttcactatagtTCAATAGAATGACTCTTACaaccgaaccgcttgaccgattttcaaaaatttagcagatctggaaagggaattaaattacctttccaacgactatctattcatcaaaatcggtgcactagcggccgagatgcaagaggtcaaagtaaaaatttgtgaaatcgtgaaaaataagctttttcctagctttaccaaaatggctgccaataaataacgggttaaccgattttcaaaaatttgccagttttggaaaggtgagaaatgtacctttccaaaactaataaatttttgaaaatcggttgaccacagccggagatatagccacttgaaatttgccttcaaaaataccccatttttccttgcccggaaacttttttagggtAGTGTACATGTAGATTTTTCACAAGGGGAGGgcattttattacattatgTAGATGGGAGAGAGATTTTGTTTTAGTtgctgaaagaaatttttattgcattgcTTCTGCGtcattgatttaaatttgatCCCTGTGattgatgatttctttttggatgcaaatcaatttcttttttttttaattcggcTACATGCATGGTCCCATTTTAAGAGGTTATTGTCTGCAGTGGCACTCGTATTTAGATTCCACCTCTGAAATGCAATTTCAATCGATTGCCATTAAGATTGCCTTTATACACATCCCTTGATCAATTacactttaaataaaaattctttatttgatttaCTATGAAGGTTTTTAGGCTTGAGCTATaagtaaatgaaaagaaatatgattTAATGATCGTTTTAGTAAGTTTAGAgattatcaaaatattttttagcttgaaaatttattggaaaaatgaataaatttttactcaAGAATATTGATCAAAAAGCTTCGAAAATCTAAGAAAGAAAAGGAGATTTACATTACCTATCTAGAATAGACAAAAAGCTCAAATCTTTAATTTAGATTACAATTTAGTACACtcggaaaaatttctttgctgAATTTGAGTGCATAAGATGttattcttttcataaaagtcaaaatgatttggttaaaagaacaatttcacaattttttctgcgaattttatgaatagtggttaataatttatttatttagacgATTTTGGAGcatgaatttgcaaaaagttctttgaacatcttgaaatgaaaacaaatcaTTGATTAAAGGAATATTTACATGATCATAACATTTCAGCAAAActatctttcttttcttttcttttaaaaattatatttcaaatattgggGTGGAATTgctgaaatatttacaaaaagaaaaaaaaatgaaagttttaaagTCAAATTTTAACTGATCTACAGAACAGAtcgtaaaagatttttaaaattaaaaataaatattgtgataccttcaattttatttttgaattcctatgaatttcatgaattttctttcacctaAAAGTTGAGATCAAAGATCATGAAAAGTCAATTCCACGTGGACCGTAAATTGAGCATTACCTTCCTAAGATTAtaaagttgaaaataaaaacaagaattCTAGAAATGACTCACTCCTGTACTTCACAAATCACACCGTGAGTACTCACTGAAAGTCCATAATGCTGCCCATGTTAGCACACATAATACATACTTTGTAGTTTACAAGAGTGCTACcagcattattttttttatttatttcaaagaagcatttttgtttagaaaaaaaaaacagtttgtTACATAAAATCTCTTCCTGATCTCATgcttgtgtgatttttttcctgccAAAACGATCGATTGAAGATCATGgtgtttttcacttttttttgctacatgGAAAAATCCTTGGTTCTTTTTATACCTACATAGAATTTTTGTGCCTCCTCCTCCCACCCTCGTTAGTTGTGTATTTTCAcgtaaattttataaaacagTTTATATAGAactgtattatgtatataatgtatacATATCCTCCTCCCAatcataatatatttttagcttttaaaaGCACACAATATGTGTGTGTTGATGTAAATGTGCTACAAATTTAGATTTGTATAAAATCCAACACAAGGGAGTTGGGGGATTGAAGTGCAGGAGGTGTGGAAAATGTGGAGGAGGGAGCTATGCgtgtttgtgtgtggaaatttGTGGTTTAGAATTATTCTATGTAGGCTCTATATGAGGGAAGTTTGATCTTGTAAATCTCCTTTCCTCTCAAGTGTGATCGCGCGCGTAGTAAGATGATGTGCTTAAGCCCATCAAAGGGGCGTGAGCAAATGAAGTGGATGATGATAAAGACgatgcaataaatttatctttcaatCAGGGCACATTTCGTCGGTTTTGTACATGAAAAGGAGATCTTTaataaatgattattttgGGTTATAATTTAGGGTGGTGTTTAGAGAGTCAAGAGTTTTCTCATGAAGAGCGCAGCTACTTAGAGTGAGATAtcaccaaaaaataaaaggagtgagaaaaagaaagatttgaaaagaataagaaaatgtgCTAGAACTCTTGacaattgataaaaaaaaaagtgaagtgaattttctgtaaggaagaataatttttttggagaaaaaaaaaggaaagttttGTGCAAACATTTGGGACGAACTATGCATTCAACTGGTTGTGATGAAGGAACAACAAAGTGTACACCGCGAAATGCTCTCTTCTGCTGTCACTCCCAACCATGTCTTAATCCTGATGGGCCACGACTGCTACCAGTGGAATCCCAAGAGTCTGTGGTGATTGTGACACCTCAGCTGAGGCAGCCAACACCACCGGGCACGATTAAAGCTCGATCACCATCACTGCCAGCGTCGGCACCGTCGTCGGCGATCGCCAATGCCAACAATTTGGCGGGCGTACAGATGCCGATGGATGGCGTCAGTACGCTTCAAGTGCCGAAGCAAACGAAtcgaaaatcttcaaattcaTCCTGTGCTAGTGGAACAACATCAACCTCAGTGTCTCCGTTGGTTGTGGTGAACGGTGTTGGGGAGCAGAAGGCGCACAAGCATCACGGTGGGAAGGATAAGAAGCACCACCATAGgcaccatcatcatcaccatAAGCACCACAAAGAGGAGGGTGACTGTGGGCAGCAAAAGGGTGACGAAGCTGTGACAAATGGTGAAACCCATGCGAATGGTGTTGAGGAGGATGAAGCTGCCAGTGAGGACGTGAAGCCACAGCATAAATTGAGAAAGTACGTGATAAAGAAGATCACGATTCGCAAGCAAGACGGGAGTACGAGGAAGATTATTATAAAGAAAGCAGTGGATATACCTGACGCACCGCTCAAACTTACAAAGGTTTCTATTTGTGGATTTTATacgtttttctcttcttttgctAAAGTCCATGAAAAAAACGTCACTAAATGcatatttgaagatttttccaaCCAATTTTAcgttatatttcattttgggCACGATCATACaagtttcaatttattttcacattttctgtgagaattttcttttcacgttCATTTGGCGTATTATTCCTGGTGAATCCCGTCATTCAGTGTTTCATATTTTTGTAGAGAGATTTGCGTTAAGAAGTTTctgtcagttttttttttttaaagttcaattttttttctatatttctgTTGTTGCTCAAAAACTCTTTAATGTGTCTCTTCATCACGCAAAAGacaatgccaaaaaaaaactatgagGCTATTTTGAGTTACACACCAGAGTGTGAGGAGAGATAAGAGGACTCTCTCGTGCTATTTCCATCTCATTCGATTCACTCTCATATATATTTTGCCTCCTCCGTGCGTGAAGAAAAGAAGGGGGTATGACAAAaatgattgagaaaaatcttcaagtttgatcgaaaaaattttccacatgcTTGTTTTGTTGCAAGTTGTTGCGATatatttttcacctttttttctcactctcctttttggttttcttcaagagtgacggtttttttttaattcttgaattgaaaatttgttttgtgaCCAAAAGACTGGAGGATggaattacaaaaatatatttgtggCAATGTAATTTCTTGCAGACAGACAATCGAATGTCAACGTACGATTTGGCGGATTATTGTGAGAATCAATTGGGTGTAATGATGTATCCAACGATGGATGTGGTGTCAGGGGCTACGACGGTGTGTTCAACGGCACCCCTTGTAGCGAGTACAGTGCCAATGAGTCAAGTTAAATATTGTGATAGCAGCAATCAAAACTGTGGTAATAGTAGTAATGTAGGGAATTTAAGTGGGGTACGAAAGAACAGCAAGGTTGTCATTATCGATGGTGTACCAATTGCATCGAGTTCACCCATAACCATTGTCAATGCAACGGATTatgaggatgatgatgatttgattgatttaacAACACCACCCGGTTCGGCGGGAACATCACTGAGAAATTGCGACATGTACAATGCGGAAATTGATTATATGAATAACTATTTGAAGAGCTTACCCAGCTACAATGATCTAGACACGAAGACAATGTACGGTAGCAGTAGTGGGTATGGAAGTACACAGAGTGTCAGGCAAGATGCGGTGTACACAACACCATTCTATGCTAACCCGTCGTACAATGATGATGTGAAGAATGCTAAACTTTCTAAATCAAACTCCTATCACAGTATTATGAATAGCAATGGTGGTGGTAATTTTGGTGCAACCTTTGGTAAGAGACCCGAAGCTTTTGGTTATCCAAATACATTCAACGGGGGTTGTGCGCCgcaatcaaataaaataagtcGAAGTACATCTAGTTCACAAATCCCAGTTTTTAAGCCACAATACCCTATTACGGGGGGAATGTATCACCAGCAAGCATCCAAAGATATTCACGAACCACCTGCAGTCTTTCAGAAGGGCATACAAAAGTCAATTTCATCAACTGCCTTCACCTACGGTGGTAGCCCACAGGGGAATACAACAGGGAAGAGGGTACTAAATGATTTCTGGagtgaaaatgtaaatagTCGCAATGCGAGTAAATGCAAAATAGGGTGGaattatgataaaattataaGTGGTTCAAAAGATGATTTACGTTCTGTTGGCGTATGTACGGGTACGTCTACTGGGACATCTGTTTGTTCACCTGTTTGTACGTCTGTTGGTACATTTACCGGTACAACGCCGGCGGCTACATCAAGTACAACAATGTCGAATTTCTTCAATCAACCAAAGAAagcagaaaaatcaattggtGGCTATCAATTACGCAAGAACTTTTCACACTCCCACCTCGATAGGGAAGCAGCAAATCTGCGTAATCTCTCCAAGGAAGATTTGTATAAATTAGTTTGTCACGAGAGTCAACCGCAATACCCAACGGTGAAGCAGGAAACCACAAAGAGTACGGAACAATTTAATCCAATTTCCAAGAGTATCTCATATACCAATGTACCAATATCGCATGGGGGGAATGTGCCGACATATGGCCCACGGAGCTATGTCAATAGTAAGATGAATCTCCCGTGGCTTTCCACGGGTGCCCGGCAACCACGGCAGCCGATTTTGAGCAAAAGTTCCTCAAATAGTTGTATAACAAGTCAAATGCCATCTGTGAAAGTGACAGAGTTGACGGACAAGCAATTGCCAGCGAGGTGCCTTATGAAGAGTACCTCGAGTTCGTGTGTCTTTGGCAAGAGGGCCGATGGTTTAGGCGGTGCCAAAGGTCAAGCACCCCCACCGCCACCAAAGTCCGAATCAACTTATCAACAATTTGCAGCTGCTGTCACGGCGGCAACGTCCCCGCTGTGGAATGATTATATGTCCGCTGGGGATATAAGCTCATCTAATCGTATGGTACTGCGAAACAATGATCTATTGCTGAGGAaaagtggtggtggtggtacgGCTGGATGTGCAAATgggggaggaggaggaggtgcACAACCAACGTGTGCTGACAATTTCTTCATAAAGCAAAATATACCGCAACCCAATAAGGTTGTGATCAATTATCCGCCATTTACAAAAATCTCAAGTATCCACATCCCGATAAACGGTCAATTGCCATCGGCATTCCAAACCACGggaggcagcagcagcagtagCGGTGGCAGCAAAGGTGAAAAAGCTGGACCACCACCGTCAAGTGTCGCCAGTGTGACTCCCCAAGCCACACCAAATTCGCATGGTAATGAGATGGCAGCGAGAATTGGTGGTGGGACAAGTGTAAGAACGGCGGATTCTGGGAATCGTGTGGCGACAACAGAAAAGTTGGATGATAAATTGGATCAAAATATAGCGTCACTCTTAAATCTTGGGACTGTGCTGAATAAATCATTGGTTCAGCCACCACCTCCAGTGTCATCGCCGCACCAGACCACGGCGGCGGCAGTGCCTCCACATGGTGGTGGTGAGTGTGTTGGGAAAAAGATTTCCTACACGGATCTCTTGTCGCAACCACCACATTCATTCGCGCAACCTGTGGCAACTGGTGCAACGAGCATTCCCACACTGTCTGGGCATGAGATACCCAAAGAATCCACCACGGTAAATCTCTTTCAGCGTCCACTGGAGCAAGTGGGTAGTAGAGGAAATCAAGTTTCAGGTGCACCGCCGTTGGACACCACGCATCGTGTACCGGGGAATTTTAAACTCTCCCAATCAGCGTCGAAAACGAACTTTTTTCAACAGCCACCTCCAGTTCAGGCGCCTCCAGTTTCACAAGCACAATCGCATCCCAATCAGACGGCACCGGGGACGAAGGTGCCTTTTGCATTAGGTTCCGCTGTGCAGCAGAATTCTCTTGCAAAAGTTCCTTTTGTACCTCAGGCGCCACCAGTTTTCTCCTCAAAAGCAAATATTGTCATTGAGTCACCAAATGTGCAACAAAAGCCCAAACTTTGGTTCCCACCGCCACCAACGACACTCCCGGGAATTCATCCACCTGCCCAGGTACACGAAGGTGGCCCACCGAATCATCCATCGCAGAATATCTCCCTGCCACAGAACATCCCTCTACCGCAGAACATCCCTCCGCCGAATCTACACCTTGATAGTGATTTCATAGCGTGTCTCGACAATGAGGTAGCCCGAAAGCTTTCACATTTGATTGAtctaatctatataataatttttctatcgCTCATTCACGCGTGTGTGCTTTATTATACTTCTTTGAGCCAAAAAAACAGCCCATTTGGCAATAAAAGTCTCTTAATGTGCAATCACTGATGGCAGaataagtgaaaattttgatgcatttctaataataaaatgcttttgccaagaaaaaaaaaactgaatgtgtgaAAGATTTTGTGATGCGAAGATGAAAGAGAGACATAACAAGAGTTGATGAATTTATAACAAACACCAACGTGTGATCCTCTTGCATGATTTTCTGTGCGATCTTGCAATtaatcaaaaggaaaatcaccTCACTGTAAGTGTGTGTTGGAGGTTCCTGATGTGAAATGCAGAgattatttcacaattttttgatGCCATTGTTTTGCggtatgaaatattttgtactGTGTTATGCTCGATTGTTGTGTCCATCAGTTTCTTggaagaattttgcatttgtTTTGATGCCCCGCAGCATAAATGTTTatgtggtgtgtgtgtgtgatggtGGTTCATTCCAAATTTGGGTCAAGCCAAAATTATATTTGGCACAGAGACACAAACCATCATTTGCACGAATTTTCccaccatcatcatcaacGCTGTGTGTTTATGTAATTGATGATGATCATACTCAGTGAtcctcaaatttttattgcacacaCTGTGCGTATTATGAATTAAAAGTGCGTGTGAATggaaatgtttaagaaaaaatttacatatatACAACATAGTAGCgatatattttcatatttataaTTCTCacgtgatttattttatttgccatAAACGTGGCTTCCGCGCGGAAAGGTaattttgtggaagaaaagCGTGATCATAATGAAGATCAAAGGCGATCGTACAGGggtggataaattttgtgGGATGAAATCAAAGTCCATAATATGTATGAAGGAGGATAATCCTCTCAGTCTTGTGTTTTATAAAGTCACCTTTGTGAAACGAATTTCTA from Lutzomyia longipalpis isolate SR_M1_2022 chromosome 1, ASM2433408v1 encodes:
- the LOC129797430 gene encoding uncharacterized protein LOC129797430, producing the protein MHSTGCDEGTTKCTPRNALFCCHSQPCLNPDGPRLLPVESQESVVIVTPQLRQPTPPGTIKARSPSLPASAPSSAIANANNLAGVQMPMDGVSTLQVPKQTNRKSSNSSCASGTTSTSVSPLVVVNGVGEQKAHKHHGGKDKKHHHRHHHHHHKHHKEEGDCGQQKGDEAVTNGETHANGVEEDEAASEDVKPQHKLRKYVIKKITIRKQDGSTRKIIIKKAVDIPDAPLKLTKTDNRMSTYDLADYCENQLGVMMYPTMDVVSGATTVCSTAPLVASTVPMSQVKYCDSSNQNCGNSSNVGNLSGVRKNSKVVIIDGVPIASSSPITIVNATDYEDDDDLIDLTTPPGSAGTSLRNCDMYNAEIDYMNNYLKSLPSYNDLDTKTMYGSSSGYGSTQSVRQDAVYTTPFYANPSYNDDVKNAKLSKSNSYHSIMNSNGGGNFGATFGKRPEAFGYPNTFNGGCAPQSNKISRSTSSSQIPVFKPQYPITGGMYHQQASKDIHEPPAVFQKGIQKSISSTAFTYGGSPQGNTTGKRVLNDFWSENVNSRNASKCKIGWNYDKIISGSKDDLRSVGVCTGTSTGTSVCSPVCTSVGTFTGTTPAATSSTTMSNFFNQPKKAEKSIGGYQLRKNFSHSHLDREAANLRNLSKEDLYKLVCHESQPQYPTVKQETTKSTEQFNPISKSISYTNVPISHGGNVPTYGPRSYVNSKMNLPWLSTGARQPRQPILSKSSSNSCITSQMPSVKVTELTDKQLPARCLMKSTSSSCVFGKRADGLGGAKGQAPPPPPKSESTYQQFAAAVTAATSPLWNDYMSAGDISSSNRMVLRNNDLLLRKSGGGGTAGCANGGGGGGAQPTCADNFFIKQNIPQPNKVVINYPPFTKISSIHIPINGQLPSAFQTTGGSSSSSGGSKGEKAGPPPSSVASVTPQATPNSHGNEMAARIGGGTSVRTADSGNRVATTEKLDDKLDQNIASLLNLGTVLNKSLVQPPPPVSSPHQTTAAAVPPHGGGECVGKKISYTDLLSQPPHSFAQPVATGATSIPTLSGHEIPKESTTVNLFQRPLEQVGSRGNQVSGAPPLDTTHRVPGNFKLSQSASKTNFFQQPPPVQAPPVSQAQSHPNQTAPGTKVPFALGSAVQQNSLAKVPFVPQAPPVFSSKANIVIESPNVQQKPKLWFPPPPTTLPGIHPPAQVHEGGPPNHPSQNISLPQNIPLPQNIPPPNLHLDSDFIACLDNEATRPPSIRDDKEGHLIYHTGDILHNRYKILATLGEGTFGRVVKVKDLQMDHCMALKIIKNVEKYREAAKLEINALEKIAEKDPNCEHLCVRMLDWFNYHGHMCIAFEMLGLSVFDFLRENNYEPYPLDHVRHMSYQLIYSVKFLHDNKLTHTDLKPENILFVDSEFNTTFNVKKNRDVHYVKCTDVRLIDFGSATFDHEHHSTIVSTRHYRAPEVILELGWSQPCDVWSIGCIMFELYLGITLFQTHDNREHLAMMERILGVIPYRMAKKTKTKYFYHGKLNWDDKSSAGRYVRDHCKPLEKYMLSKSSDHVQLFDLIKKMLEYEPSQRITLGEALRHPFFAKLPPHQRLGDKEMANSSNSSRERSHSLSR